A DNA window from Hydrogenophaga taeniospiralis contains the following coding sequences:
- a CDS encoding ABC transporter ATP-binding protein has protein sequence MSAPTLPAARGSRPPEGAAPPWGGPAAGLGPALLDVKGLRVAFGGQEVVHGIDFSIRAGEKLALVGESGSGKTVSALSLLRLVHNAEVSGSALLQGRDLLRMSEHQLRGVRGDEVAIIFQEPMTALNPLYTVGDQIGEVLQLKKGLTPRQALAATVELLASTGIPEPARRANAFPHQLSGGQRQRAMIAMALASSPKLLLADEPTTALDVSLRGQILDLLADLQRQHGMAVLLITHDLNLVRRFADRVAVMERGHLVEQGSVAEVFGAPQHAYTRRLLASKPERDVAATAQAAAEPVLRARGLRVGYPVPLPGVRGWFRKGEFVAVQGADLDIAPGQTLGVIGESGSGKSTLALAVLGLLPHGGELAVTGQGWPEALRAGQARALRQRIQVVFQDPFSSLSPRMTIEQIVGEGLLVHQPQLTAAQRRERVVVALADVGLVDDPRHGSDWLQRYPHEFSGGQRQRLAIARALIVGPRLLVLDEPTSALDVTVQKQVLGLLQRLQRERGLSYLLITHDVDVIRAMAHDVLVMKDGQVVEQGPVQTVLESPGHSYTRILVQASS, from the coding sequence ATGAGCGCCCCCACGCTCCCCGCTGCGCGTGGTTCGCGGCCCCCTGAGGGGGCAGCCCCGCCTTGGGGCGGCCCGGCGGCGGGGCTCGGCCCTGCGCTGCTCGACGTCAAAGGTTTGCGTGTGGCGTTCGGTGGCCAGGAAGTCGTGCACGGCATCGATTTCTCCATCCGGGCCGGCGAAAAGCTGGCCCTGGTGGGAGAGTCCGGCTCGGGCAAGACGGTTTCGGCGCTTTCGCTGCTGCGCCTGGTGCACAACGCCGAGGTCAGCGGCTCGGCGCTGCTGCAAGGGCGCGATCTGCTGCGGATGAGCGAACACCAGTTGCGCGGCGTGCGTGGCGACGAGGTGGCCATCATCTTCCAGGAACCCATGACCGCGCTCAACCCGCTCTACACCGTGGGCGACCAGATCGGCGAGGTGCTGCAGCTCAAGAAGGGCCTCACGCCCAGGCAGGCGCTGGCGGCCACGGTCGAGTTGCTGGCCTCCACCGGCATTCCCGAGCCGGCGCGGCGTGCCAACGCCTTCCCGCACCAACTCAGTGGCGGCCAGCGCCAGCGCGCCATGATCGCCATGGCGCTGGCCAGCAGTCCGAAGCTGCTGCTGGCCGACGAGCCCACCACCGCGCTCGACGTGAGTCTGCGCGGCCAGATCCTCGACCTGCTGGCCGATCTGCAGCGCCAGCACGGCATGGCGGTGTTGCTGATCACCCACGATCTGAATCTGGTGCGTCGGTTCGCCGACCGCGTGGCGGTGATGGAGCGCGGCCATCTGGTGGAGCAGGGGAGCGTGGCCGAGGTGTTCGGCGCGCCGCAGCACGCCTACACCCGCAGGCTGCTGGCCAGCAAACCCGAGCGCGACGTGGCGGCCACGGCCCAGGCAGCGGCGGAGCCGGTGTTGCGGGCGCGGGGGCTGCGGGTGGGGTACCCCGTGCCCTTGCCGGGGGTGCGCGGCTGGTTCAGAAAAGGCGAGTTCGTGGCGGTGCAGGGCGCCGACCTGGACATCGCGCCCGGCCAGACCCTGGGGGTGATCGGTGAATCCGGCTCCGGCAAGTCCACGCTGGCCCTGGCGGTGCTGGGCCTGCTGCCGCACGGCGGCGAGCTGGCCGTGACGGGGCAGGGCTGGCCCGAGGCCTTGCGTGCGGGGCAGGCCCGCGCCCTGCGACAGCGCATCCAGGTGGTGTTCCAGGACCCGTTTTCATCGCTCTCGCCGCGCATGACGATCGAGCAGATCGTGGGGGAGGGTCTGCTGGTGCACCAGCCGCAACTCACTGCCGCCCAGCGGCGGGAGCGGGTGGTGGTCGCGTTGGCCGACGTGGGCCTGGTGGACGATCCGCGCCACGGCAGCGACTGGCTGCAGCGCTACCCGCACGAGTTTTCCGGTGGCCAGCGCCAGCGCCTGGCCATCGCGCGCGCGCTGATCGTGGGGCCGCGCTTGCTGGTGCTCGACGAGCCGACCAGTGCGCTGGATGTGACGGTGCAGAAGCAGGTGCTGGGCCTGCTGCAGCGCCTGCAGCGCGAGCGCGGCCTGAGCTATCTGCTCATCACCCACGATGTGGACGTGATCCGGGCCATGGCGCACGACGTGCTGGTCATGAAGGACGGCCAGGTGGTCGAGCAAGGGCCCGTGCAAACCGTGCTGGAATCGCCCGGGCATTCCTACACCCGCATCCTGGTTCAAGCATCGTCTTGA
- a CDS encoding ABC transporter permease, which produces MAAASPSRRAWQRFKRNRLGYWSLVIFCVLVVASLFAELLSNDRPLLVRYEGQTYFPMVRDYPETVFGGDFETTTDYLDPFIREQLSRGDNWALYAPNPYGPKTLNYFAKEPNPSSPTRDNLFGTDDRGRDLLAQLIYGFRVSVLFGLALTAIGVALGVVTGAIQGFFGGKTDLAFQRFIEIWGSMPELYLLIIFSAVFAPSLSLLLILLSLFGWMGLSDYVRAEFLRNRQLDYVRAARALGLSNWQIIWRHVLPNSLTPVVTFLPFRMSAAILALTSLDFLGLGVPPGTPSLGELLSQGKNNIDAWWISMSTFAVLVITLLLLTFMGDALRDALDPRKADQ; this is translated from the coding sequence ATGGCCGCCGCTTCCCCCTCCCGCCGCGCCTGGCAGCGCTTCAAACGCAACCGCCTGGGTTACTGGAGTCTGGTGATCTTTTGCGTGCTGGTGGTGGCCAGCCTGTTCGCCGAGCTGTTGTCCAACGACCGGCCGTTGCTCGTGCGCTACGAGGGGCAAACCTACTTTCCCATGGTGCGCGACTATCCGGAAACCGTGTTCGGGGGCGACTTCGAAACCACCACCGATTACCTGGACCCCTTCATTCGCGAACAACTGAGCCGGGGCGACAACTGGGCGCTCTACGCGCCCAACCCCTATGGCCCGAAGACACTCAACTACTTCGCGAAAGAGCCCAACCCCTCATCGCCCACCCGCGACAACCTGTTTGGCACCGACGACCGCGGGCGCGACCTGCTGGCCCAATTGATCTACGGTTTTCGCGTCAGCGTGCTGTTTGGACTGGCACTCACCGCCATCGGTGTGGCGCTGGGGGTGGTCACGGGGGCCATCCAGGGCTTCTTTGGTGGCAAGACCGACCTGGCGTTCCAGCGTTTCATCGAAATCTGGGGCTCCATGCCCGAGCTTTACCTGCTCATCATCTTCTCCGCCGTGTTCGCGCCCAGCCTCAGCCTGTTGCTGATCCTGCTGAGCCTGTTTGGCTGGATGGGTCTGTCGGACTATGTGCGCGCGGAATTCCTGCGCAATCGCCAGCTCGACTACGTGCGGGCCGCCCGTGCCCTGGGCCTGTCGAACTGGCAGATCATCTGGCGCCATGTCTTGCCCAACAGCCTCACGCCGGTCGTGACCTTCTTGCCGTTCCGCATGAGCGCCGCCATCCTGGCGCTCACGTCGCTGGATTTCCTGGGTCTGGGCGTGCCGCCGGGCACGCCGTCGCTGGGCGAGCTGCTCAGCCAGGGCAAGAACAACATCGACGCCTGGTGGATCTCCATGTCCACCTTCGCCGTGCTGGTGATCACGCTGCTGCTGCTGACCTTCATGGGCGACGCGTTGCGCGATGCGCTCGATCCACGCAAGGCCGACCAATGA
- a CDS encoding microcin C ABC transporter permease YejB — MWVYILKRLLLMIPTLFGVLLLTFVVIQFVPGGPVDQYLAEARTGRGGGAEGGSVYRGAQGVDPQRLEQIKALYGFDKPAHQRFVQMLGQFARFDLGTSFFQNKAVSELIIEKLPVSISLGLWTFFISYLVAVPLGVAKAVRAGSRFDLVTTLLVLVGYAIPGFVLGVALLVIFGGQLQWFPLRGLTSSNWEELSWGARIVDYLWHITLPVTAMVLGSFAVTAMLTKNAFLEEIRKQYVVTARAKGLSERQVLWKHIFRNALIPIVTGFPSAFIGAFFAGSLLIETLFSLDGLGLLSYESVIRRDYPVVLGTLFFFTLIGLVTKLVSDLCYVWVDPRVKFD; from the coding sequence ATGTGGGTCTACATCCTCAAACGCCTCCTGCTCATGATCCCGACGCTGTTCGGGGTCCTGTTGCTCACCTTCGTGGTGATCCAGTTCGTGCCCGGCGGGCCGGTGGACCAGTACCTGGCCGAGGCGCGCACCGGGCGGGGCGGCGGCGCCGAAGGGGGCTCGGTGTACCGCGGCGCCCAGGGCGTGGACCCGCAGCGGCTGGAGCAGATCAAGGCGCTGTACGGCTTTGACAAGCCGGCCCACCAGCGCTTCGTTCAGATGCTGGGGCAGTTCGCGCGGTTTGACCTGGGCACCAGTTTCTTCCAGAACAAGGCGGTGTCGGAACTCATCATCGAAAAGCTGCCGGTGTCGATCAGTCTGGGCCTGTGGACCTTCTTCATCAGCTACCTGGTGGCCGTGCCGCTGGGGGTGGCGAAGGCGGTGCGGGCCGGTTCGCGCTTCGATCTGGTCACCACGCTGCTGGTGCTGGTGGGCTACGCGATCCCCGGTTTTGTGCTGGGTGTGGCGCTGCTGGTGATCTTTGGCGGGCAATTGCAGTGGTTTCCGCTGCGCGGCCTCACCTCGTCCAACTGGGAGGAGCTCAGCTGGGGGGCGCGCATCGTGGACTACCTCTGGCACATCACCCTGCCGGTGACGGCCATGGTGCTGGGCAGTTTCGCGGTCACGGCCATGTTGACCAAGAACGCCTTCCTGGAGGAAATCCGCAAACAGTATGTGGTGACGGCACGCGCCAAGGGCCTGAGCGAGCGCCAGGTGCTGTGGAAGCACATCTTTCGCAACGCGCTCATTCCCATCGTCACCGGCTTTCCGTCGGCCTTCATCGGTGCGTTTTTCGCCGGCTCGCTGCTGATCGAGACCCTGTTCTCGCTGGACGGTCTGGGCCTGCTGAGCTACGAGAGCGTGATCCGGCGCGACTACCCCGTGGTGCTGGGAACGCTGTTCTTCTTCACGCTGATCGGGCTGGTGACCAAGCTGGTTTCCGATCTCTGCTACGTGTGGGTGGACCCGCGCGTCAAGTTTGATTGA